In the genome of Streptomyces collinus, one region contains:
- a CDS encoding WD40/YVTN/BNR-like repeat-containing protein — MAGCRLADVRDEGVDEDAAEVIGMTEVLLAVGTRKGLFIGRRRGGGTWEFDESPYFNAQAVYSVAIDTRAGTPRLLAGGDSSHWGPSVFHSDDLGRTWTEPASPAVKFPQDTGASLERVWQLHPAAAEPDVVYAGTEPAALYRSEDRGETFELVRPLWEHPTRSKWVPGGGGEGLHTVLTDARDPRAVTVAVSTAGVFRTLDGGASWTPSNSGVSAVFLPDPNPEFGQCVHKVARDAASPDRLYLQNHWGVYRSDDAGAHWTDIGEGLPSTFGFAAVAHPHRGDTAYVFPINADADRVPADHRCRVYRTADAGKSWEPLSAGLPQEDHYGTVLRDAMCTDDADPAGIYFGNRNGEVFASADDGDSWQQLASHLPDVLCVRAALVG; from the coding sequence GTGGCGGGGTGCAGACTGGCCGATGTCCGGGACGAAGGCGTCGACGAAGACGCCGCGGAGGTGATCGGCATGACCGAGGTACTGCTCGCCGTGGGCACGCGCAAAGGCCTGTTCATCGGGCGCCGGCGAGGTGGTGGCACCTGGGAGTTCGACGAGAGCCCCTACTTCAACGCGCAGGCCGTGTACTCGGTCGCCATCGACACCCGGGCCGGGACCCCGCGGCTGCTGGCCGGCGGCGACAGCTCGCACTGGGGCCCGTCCGTGTTCCACTCCGACGACCTGGGCCGCACCTGGACCGAACCGGCCAGCCCGGCGGTCAAGTTCCCCCAGGACACCGGGGCGTCCCTGGAGCGGGTGTGGCAGCTGCACCCGGCCGCCGCCGAGCCGGACGTGGTGTACGCGGGGACGGAACCGGCCGCGCTGTACCGCTCGGAGGACCGCGGGGAGACGTTCGAGCTGGTCCGGCCCTTGTGGGAGCACCCCACGCGGTCGAAGTGGGTGCCGGGCGGCGGCGGTGAGGGGCTGCACACCGTGCTCACCGACGCGCGCGACCCGCGGGCGGTGACGGTCGCCGTCTCGACCGCCGGTGTGTTCCGCACGCTGGACGGCGGCGCGAGCTGGACCCCCTCCAACTCGGGTGTGTCCGCGGTGTTCCTGCCCGACCCGAACCCGGAGTTCGGCCAGTGCGTGCACAAGGTCGCGAGGGATGCCGCCAGCCCGGACCGGCTGTATCTGCAGAACCACTGGGGGGTGTACCGCAGCGACGACGCGGGCGCGCACTGGACGGACATCGGCGAGGGCCTGCCGTCCACCTTCGGCTTCGCGGCGGTGGCGCATCCGCACAGGGGCGACACGGCGTACGTGTTCCCGATCAACGCCGACGCCGACCGGGTCCCGGCCGACCACCGGTGCCGGGTCTACCGGACGGCGGACGCGGGCAAGAGCTGGGAGCCGCTCTCGGCGGGCCTGCCCCAGGAGGATCACTACGGCACGGTGCTGCGCGACGCGATGTGCACGGACGACGCCGACCCGGCGGGCATCTACTTCGGCAACCGCAACGGCGAGGTGTTCGCGTCGGCGGACGACGGCGACAGCTGGCAGCAGCTCGCCTCGCACCTGCCGGACGTGCTCTGCGTGCGGGCCGCGCTCGTCGGCTGA
- a CDS encoding DNA alkylation response protein yields MVSTPDEHQAYGGSATHDVTNQAPPLTPYDASDDTALLEGLRREGAEWAEEDLRRLGRQAGSAQAQEWADLANRHEPELRTHDRYGNRVDEVEFHPSWHHLMRTAIAEGLAASPWADDRPGAHVARTAGGLVWGHTEAGHGCPTSMTYAAIPALRTQPELAKLYEPLLTSREYDPVLREPTEKRGLLAGMGMTEKQGGSDVRTNTTTATPSAEPGVYTLRGHKWFTSAPMCDVFLVLAQAPGGLSCLLVPRVLPDGTRNTFRIQRLKDKLGNRSNASSEPEFDGTVAWLVGPEGQGVKTIIEMVNCTRLDCVMMSAALMRTSLVEAGHHARHRSAFGARLVDQPLMRNVLADLALESEAATTLTLRLAGAADRAIRGDEGEAAFRRIATAVGKYWVTKRGPAFTAEALECLGGNGYVEDSGMPRHYREAPLLSIWEGSGNVNALDVLRALSREPGTAEALFDELDLARGADARLDGAVTRLRTGLSEASQTTARRLVEQMALTLQASLLVRHAPPAVADAFCATRLGGDWGHAFGTLPRTAGLDTIVERALPGEGPAAGAG; encoded by the coding sequence ATGGTCTCGACACCGGACGAACATCAGGCGTACGGCGGATCCGCCACGCACGACGTCACCAACCAGGCCCCGCCCCTCACCCCGTACGACGCCTCGGACGACACGGCGCTGCTGGAGGGGCTGCGGCGGGAGGGCGCCGAGTGGGCCGAGGAGGACCTGCGGCGGCTCGGCCGGCAGGCCGGGAGTGCCCAGGCGCAGGAGTGGGCCGACCTGGCCAACCGGCACGAGCCGGAGCTGCGGACGCACGACCGGTACGGCAACCGCGTCGACGAGGTCGAGTTCCACCCCAGCTGGCACCACCTGATGCGCACGGCGATCGCGGAGGGTCTGGCCGCCTCGCCCTGGGCGGACGACCGGCCCGGCGCCCATGTCGCGAGGACCGCCGGCGGACTGGTCTGGGGCCACACCGAGGCGGGGCACGGCTGCCCCACGTCGATGACCTACGCCGCGATCCCCGCGCTGCGCACCCAGCCGGAGCTGGCGAAGCTCTACGAGCCGCTGCTGACGAGCCGGGAGTACGACCCCGTCCTGAGGGAGCCCACGGAGAAGCGGGGGCTGCTGGCGGGCATGGGGATGACGGAGAAGCAGGGCGGCTCCGACGTCCGGACGAACACCACGACGGCCACGCCCTCGGCGGAGCCCGGGGTGTACACGCTGCGCGGGCACAAGTGGTTCACCTCGGCGCCGATGTGCGACGTGTTCCTGGTCCTGGCGCAGGCTCCGGGCGGGCTGTCGTGCCTCCTGGTGCCGCGCGTGCTGCCCGACGGCACACGCAACACCTTCCGCATCCAGCGGCTGAAGGACAAGCTGGGCAACCGGTCCAACGCCTCCTCCGAGCCCGAGTTCGACGGGACGGTGGCCTGGCTGGTCGGGCCGGAGGGCCAGGGCGTGAAGACCATCATCGAGATGGTCAACTGCACCCGGCTGGACTGCGTGATGATGTCGGCCGCGCTGATGCGCACGTCCCTGGTCGAGGCGGGGCACCATGCGCGCCACCGCAGCGCGTTCGGCGCACGGCTCGTGGACCAGCCGCTGATGCGCAACGTTCTCGCCGATCTGGCGCTGGAGTCCGAGGCCGCGACGACGCTCACCCTGCGGCTGGCCGGGGCGGCCGACCGGGCGATCCGCGGGGACGAGGGTGAGGCCGCCTTCCGCCGGATCGCCACCGCCGTCGGCAAGTACTGGGTGACCAAGCGGGGCCCGGCGTTCACCGCGGAGGCCCTGGAATGCCTCGGCGGCAACGGCTACGTGGAGGACTCGGGCATGCCCCGGCACTACCGCGAGGCTCCCCTGCTGTCGATCTGGGAGGGCTCGGGCAACGTCAACGCCCTCGACGTGCTGCGGGCGCTGAGCCGCGAACCGGGCACCGCCGAGGCCCTGTTCGACGAGCTCGATCTCGCCCGGGGGGCGGACGCCCGGCTGGACGGGGCCGTGACGCGGCTCAGGACGGGGCTGTCCGAGGCATCGCAGACGACGGCCCGCCGTCTCGTGGAGCAGATGGCGCTGACGCTCCAGGCGTCGCTCCTCGTCCGGCACGCCCCGCCGGCGGTGGCCGACGCGTTCTGCGCCACGCGGCTCGGGGGTGACTGGGGGCACGCGTTCGGGACGCTGCCCCGTACGGCCGGCCTGGACACCATCGTGGAGCGGGCGCTGCCCGGCGAAGGCCCGGCCGCCGGGGCGGGCTGA
- a CDS encoding Rv1733c family protein yields the protein MALRGPKVWLWRWRRNPLKRRADRVEAWVVLGVWTLTVLTGVLAGTSVSRSVEDGLARERVEWRPLVARLAERAPGTATENARVSRAEQVWATARWTAADGSRRSGQLRVPAGSAAGAPVTVWTDSEGRQVTRPVTASQARVRALLIGGVAGLCGAAVPLIAGRALRGRLECRRIDQWDAEWARFGPMWGRTAG from the coding sequence ATGGCGTTACGTGGTCCGAAGGTGTGGCTGTGGCGCTGGCGGCGCAATCCGCTCAAGCGCCGTGCCGACAGGGTGGAGGCCTGGGTCGTCCTGGGCGTGTGGACGCTCACCGTGCTCACCGGGGTGCTGGCCGGGACGTCGGTGAGCCGTTCCGTGGAGGACGGACTGGCCCGGGAACGCGTCGAGTGGCGCCCGCTCGTGGCACGGCTCGCCGAGCGCGCTCCGGGGACGGCCACCGAGAACGCCCGGGTGTCCCGCGCCGAGCAGGTGTGGGCGACGGCACGGTGGACCGCCGCGGACGGCTCCCGGCGCTCCGGCCAGCTGCGGGTCCCGGCGGGCAGCGCGGCCGGCGCCCCGGTCACCGTGTGGACGGACTCCGAGGGCCGCCAGGTCACCCGGCCCGTCACCGCGTCCCAGGCCCGCGTGCGGGCGCTGCTGATCGGCGGCGTGGCGGGCCTGTGCGGCGCGGCCGTACCCCTGATCGCCGGCCGTGCCCTGCGCGGCCGCCTGGAGTGCCGCCGGATCGACCAGTGGGACGCGGAGTGGGCCCGCTTCGGCCCGATGTGGGGGCGTACGGCGGGGTGA
- a CDS encoding HEAT repeat domain-containing protein, with the protein MFRGIDEVDWASLRHAYGSAEDVPGLLRGLASADPAERQTALDGMYGAVHHRGEVYDSTLACVPILLALAVREEVRDRAGIVELLVSIGEASGARGDLAARARAALRARAGVFVRLAGDADPAVRGAVPGALVRFLGPPARVLALVRERITVERDDRVLLALTESLGLFAQRYRLTSDAHAAEAVRLLAELSRPPYGPGLRLAALGQLAGCAPELLPADLVPAVVRLLRDRSGRRTSAGHADGCPGPDTLAGRLQRLRPSDEEGSRLLRTLHSALGGRVADRTALLCGQLTSPDPLDRCNGVWMSAGLFREWRAGHVEPVILIGGQLGAEEGRLHDAAVTVLVELGELAAPAADHLHALVTYRPGLRIRHRERNAPALGGPLKALAGTGDPRATPVLAEVLAGPVVPDDLGLVIPHLGRAALPLAPALRRRLARVPLDAPDVHQRAVPLLSALAALGDADSLPTVLRLLRGLPDGLRRRDAVMEAAARALGVFGGGAREAIPDLRGLLETDCAVAAADALWSVTGDAGAVLPVLLRELTGPTSGRRRGAAAVLGRLGPAARPALPGLREMAGSGDAWARATAACAVWRTTGEPEGFLPVLRSMWAEHPRTRRTIAANVSALGPAGAPLHDMLRAELASPRRHRPGSGSHGIREDLGLLRECREALAGQAHR; encoded by the coding sequence GTGTTCAGGGGGATCGACGAGGTCGACTGGGCCTCGCTGCGCCACGCGTACGGCAGTGCGGAGGACGTTCCCGGATTACTGCGGGGACTGGCCTCCGCCGACCCGGCCGAGCGGCAGACCGCGCTCGACGGGATGTACGGCGCAGTGCACCACCGGGGCGAGGTGTACGACTCGACGCTCGCCTGTGTTCCGATTCTCCTCGCGCTCGCCGTCCGGGAGGAAGTGCGGGACCGGGCGGGGATCGTGGAGCTCCTCGTCAGCATCGGCGAGGCGAGTGGTGCCCGCGGTGATCTCGCCGCGCGGGCCCGCGCGGCGCTGCGCGCGCGGGCCGGTGTCTTCGTCCGGCTCGCCGGGGACGCGGACCCGGCGGTGCGCGGGGCGGTTCCCGGGGCGCTGGTGCGGTTCCTCGGCCCACCGGCGCGGGTGCTGGCCCTGGTGCGGGAGCGGATCACCGTGGAGCGGGACGACCGGGTCCTGCTCGCCCTGACGGAGAGCCTCGGCCTGTTCGCGCAGCGGTACCGCCTGACCAGCGATGCCCACGCCGCCGAGGCGGTGCGCCTGCTGGCCGAGCTGAGCAGGCCCCCGTACGGCCCCGGGCTCCGGCTCGCCGCACTCGGCCAGCTCGCGGGGTGTGCCCCGGAACTGCTCCCCGCCGATCTCGTACCGGCCGTCGTCCGGCTGCTCAGGGACAGATCCGGGCGGCGGACTTCCGCGGGACACGCGGACGGCTGTCCCGGACCGGACACGCTCGCCGGCCGGCTGCAGCGGCTGCGTCCCTCGGACGAGGAGGGCTCCCGGCTGCTGCGGACCCTGCACTCCGCGCTCGGCGGCCGGGTGGCCGACCGCACAGCTCTGCTGTGTGGGCAGTTGACCAGTCCTGATCCCCTCGACCGGTGCAACGGCGTGTGGATGTCGGCCGGGCTGTTCCGCGAGTGGCGTGCCGGCCACGTGGAGCCGGTCATCCTCATCGGCGGCCAACTGGGCGCGGAAGAGGGCCGGTTGCACGACGCGGCGGTCACCGTCCTGGTGGAGCTCGGCGAGCTGGCCGCACCCGCCGCCGACCACCTGCACGCGTTGGTGACGTACCGTCCCGGGCTGCGCATACGGCACCGGGAGCGGAATGCTCCCGCCCTGGGCGGTCCGCTCAAGGCCCTGGCCGGGACCGGGGACCCGCGGGCCACACCGGTGCTGGCCGAGGTGCTGGCGGGCCCGGTCGTACCGGACGACCTGGGGCTGGTGATTCCCCACCTGGGCCGCGCCGCCCTGCCGCTCGCCCCGGCGCTGCGGCGACGGCTCGCCCGCGTGCCGCTCGACGCGCCCGACGTCCACCAGCGGGCGGTTCCCCTGTTGTCGGCCCTCGCCGCACTGGGCGACGCCGACTCCCTGCCCACGGTCCTGCGTCTGCTGCGCGGCTTGCCGGACGGGCTGCGGCGGCGCGATGCCGTGATGGAAGCCGCGGCCCGTGCCCTCGGCGTGTTCGGCGGCGGCGCGCGCGAGGCGATACCGGATCTGCGCGGACTGCTGGAGACGGACTGCGCCGTCGCGGCGGCGGACGCGCTGTGGTCGGTCACGGGCGACGCGGGTGCCGTGCTGCCGGTGCTGCTGCGGGAGCTGACGGGCCCCACGAGCGGCCGGCGGCGCGGTGCCGCGGCCGTACTGGGGCGGCTGGGCCCCGCGGCCCGTCCGGCCCTGCCCGGGCTGCGCGAGATGGCCGGCTCCGGGGACGCGTGGGCGCGGGCCACGGCCGCGTGCGCGGTGTGGCGCACCACCGGGGAACCGGAAGGGTTCCTCCCCGTGCTGCGCTCCATGTGGGCGGAACACCCGCGCACCCGCAGAACGATCGCCGCGAACGTCTCGGCACTGGGACCGGCGGGGGCTCCCCTGCACGACATGCTCCGGGCGGAGCTCGCCTCTCCCCGGCGGCACCGCCCCGGCTCCGGCAGCCACGGCATACGCGAGGACCTGGGGCTGCTGCGGGAGTGCCGGGAGGCGCTGGCCGGGCAGGCGCACCGGTAG
- a CDS encoding PaaX family transcriptional regulator C-terminal domain-containing protein, with product MPMNVPARSGALDLRPLSARSAVLSLLLGAHPPELPVRELVRLMEGFDVGGSTLRAALSRMVTAGDLRRTDGGYRLSDRLLDRQRRQDDAVHPRTRAWDGDWEMAVITVTGRGPAERADLRTRLTALRLAELREGVWLRPANLTRALPGDLEQVVRHYTARPARPPAELAETLWPLEGWSATARALLAHIADETRPAGRLTAFAAVVRHLLADPVLPPGLLPAGWPGAELRAAYTDYQRDLIGEVRARVRGT from the coding sequence ATGCCGATGAACGTCCCGGCGCGGTCCGGCGCGCTGGATCTGCGCCCGCTGTCCGCCCGGTCGGCCGTGCTGAGCCTGCTGCTCGGGGCCCATCCCCCGGAGCTGCCGGTCAGGGAACTGGTGCGGCTCATGGAGGGATTCGACGTCGGCGGCTCGACCCTGCGGGCGGCGCTCAGCCGGATGGTGACCGCCGGAGACCTGCGGCGTACGGACGGCGGCTACCGCCTCAGCGACCGGCTGCTGGACCGCCAGCGCCGCCAGGACGACGCCGTGCACCCGCGCACGCGCGCGTGGGACGGCGACTGGGAGATGGCCGTGATCACCGTGACGGGACGCGGGCCCGCCGAACGCGCCGACCTGCGCACGAGGCTGACCGCCCTCCGGCTCGCCGAACTGCGCGAGGGTGTCTGGCTGCGACCCGCCAACCTGACCCGTGCCCTCCCCGGCGACCTGGAGCAGGTGGTCCGGCACTACACGGCCCGCCCCGCCCGGCCCCCGGCCGAACTGGCCGAAACGCTGTGGCCGCTGGAGGGCTGGTCCGCCACGGCACGGGCCCTGCTCGCCCACATCGCCGATGAGACCCGCCCGGCCGGCCGCCTGACCGCCTTCGCCGCCGTGGTACGGCACCTGCTCGCCGACCCCGTGCTGCCGCCCGGGCTCCTGCCCGCAGGCTGGCCCGGCGCCGAACTGCGCGCCGCCTACACCGACTACCAGCGGGATCTGATCGGAGAGGTACGCGCGCGCGTGCGCGGCACCTGA
- a CDS encoding pectate lyase, with protein MTSATRPRARRRALTGALATLGLSVGMIMTTHAPTASAATWPTPNGSQGTSSTISVSGTKDYGMKRYYGTGELAGDGQEEGQDPIFKLADGAVLKNVILGAPAADGVHCEGSCTLQNVWWEDVGEDAATFRGGNGATYQVIGGGAKKAADKVFQHNGGGTLTVSNFAVQEFKTLYRSCGDCSTQYTRKVNLNTVDVTGTGSTARLVGINVNRNDVATLRNITIRNDAGRKVVPCQKYNNNSAVGSGPDSKNCLYSTSDITYR; from the coding sequence ATGACTTCTGCGACACGTCCGCGCGCCCGCAGGCGCGCACTGACCGGCGCACTGGCCACACTCGGCCTGTCGGTTGGCATGATCATGACTACCCACGCGCCCACCGCGAGCGCCGCGACCTGGCCGACCCCCAACGGCAGTCAGGGCACCTCCTCCACCATCTCCGTGTCCGGCACCAAGGACTACGGGATGAAGCGGTACTACGGCACGGGGGAACTGGCCGGCGACGGCCAGGAGGAGGGCCAGGACCCGATCTTCAAGCTCGCGGACGGCGCGGTGCTGAAGAACGTCATCCTGGGCGCCCCCGCGGCCGACGGCGTCCACTGCGAGGGCAGCTGCACACTGCAGAACGTCTGGTGGGAGGACGTCGGCGAGGACGCCGCCACCTTCCGCGGCGGCAACGGCGCCACCTACCAGGTGATCGGCGGCGGCGCGAAGAAGGCGGCCGACAAGGTCTTCCAGCACAACGGCGGCGGCACGCTGACCGTCTCCAACTTCGCGGTGCAGGAGTTCAAGACGCTCTACCGCTCCTGCGGTGACTGCTCCACGCAGTACACGCGCAAGGTCAACCTCAACACCGTCGACGTGACCGGCACCGGCTCCACAGCGCGGCTCGTCGGCATCAACGTCAACCGCAACGACGTGGCGACCCTGCGGAACATCACGATCCGCAACGATGCCGGCCGCAAGGTCGTGCCCTGCCAGAAGTACAACAACAACAGCGCCGTCGGCTCGGGACCCGACAGCAAGAACTGCCTCTACAGCACTTCGGACATCACCTACAGGTAG
- a CDS encoding extracellular catalytic domain type 1 short-chain-length polyhydroxyalkanoate depolymerase gives MPATARPAARRRPWPALLGLVAALLSLLTATALTAPAAVADEPARESGRAGAVPAAALTEVTNFGTNPSNLRMYLYVPESVTPKPAVVVAVHWCTGSGPDMYNGTEYDTLADRYGFIVLYPSVTRSSKCFDVSSPQALRRGGGSDPVGVKSMIDWVTRTYDADTSRVFATGISSGAMMTNVLLGVYPDVFAAGAAFSGVPFGCFATTDGSEWNSACSGGTITRTPKEWGDLARGAYPGYTGPRPRMQIWHGTQDDVLRYPNFGEQIKQWTNVQGVSQTPTGTDTPQSGWIRTRYGGTGDRPPVEAVSLQGVGHNLYAQGMASRVLTFFGLDGSGPAPQPQPGACRVKVSVNAWNTGLTASVTLTNTGTTTVDGWKLAFTLPAGQTVTGGWGATYTPSSGSVTAANVAYNGTIAPGASVSIGYQANHGGDSAAPAAFTLNGTACAAG, from the coding sequence GTGCCCGCCACCGCCCGCCCCGCCGCGAGGAGACGCCCGTGGCCGGCACTCCTCGGGCTCGTCGCCGCGCTGCTCTCGCTGCTCACGGCCACCGCGCTCACAGCGCCCGCGGCCGTCGCCGACGAGCCGGCCCGCGAATCCGGCCGCGCCGGGGCCGTGCCCGCCGCGGCCCTCACCGAAGTCACGAACTTCGGAACCAACCCCAGCAACCTGCGGATGTACCTGTACGTACCGGAGAGCGTCACGCCGAAGCCTGCCGTCGTGGTCGCGGTGCACTGGTGCACCGGCTCGGGCCCGGACATGTACAACGGCACCGAGTACGACACGCTCGCCGACCGGTACGGGTTCATCGTGCTCTACCCGTCCGTCACCCGCAGCAGCAAGTGTTTCGACGTGTCCTCGCCCCAGGCCCTGCGCCGCGGCGGCGGCAGCGACCCCGTCGGCGTCAAGTCGATGATCGACTGGGTCACCCGCACCTACGACGCCGACACGAGCCGGGTGTTCGCCACCGGCATCTCCTCCGGCGCGATGATGACGAACGTCCTGCTCGGGGTCTACCCGGACGTCTTCGCGGCGGGCGCCGCCTTCTCGGGCGTCCCGTTCGGCTGTTTCGCCACCACCGACGGCTCCGAGTGGAACAGCGCCTGCTCGGGCGGCACGATCACCCGCACCCCGAAGGAATGGGGCGACCTGGCCCGGGGCGCGTACCCCGGCTACACCGGCCCCCGGCCCCGGATGCAGATCTGGCACGGCACCCAGGACGACGTCCTGCGCTACCCCAACTTCGGGGAGCAGATCAAACAGTGGACGAACGTGCAGGGCGTGAGTCAGACGCCCACCGGCACCGACACGCCCCAGTCCGGCTGGATCCGCACCCGCTACGGCGGTACGGGTGACCGGCCCCCCGTGGAGGCCGTCAGCCTCCAGGGCGTCGGCCACAACCTCTACGCCCAGGGCATGGCCTCCCGCGTGCTCACCTTCTTCGGCCTGGACGGCTCGGGCCCTGCTCCCCAGCCCCAGCCCGGCGCGTGCAGGGTGAAGGTGTCGGTGAACGCCTGGAACACCGGCCTGACCGCCTCCGTGACCCTCACCAACACCGGCACGACGACCGTCGACGGCTGGAAACTCGCCTTCACGCTGCCCGCGGGGCAGACGGTCACGGGTGGCTGGGGTGCCACGTACACGCCGTCGTCCGGCTCGGTCACCGCCGCCAACGTCGCGTACAACGGCACCATCGCGCCGGGCGCGAGCGTGAGCATCGGATACCAGGCGAATCACGGCGGCGACAGCGCCGCCCCGGCCGCGTTCACGCTCAACGGGACGGCGTGCGCGGCCGGTTGA
- a CDS encoding N-acetylglucosamine kinase: protein MSGASEESGFLAVDSGGSGLRAVVGTAERGPLARRASGEPVRTGDRGIDPGHFMEQLVPLVRALTAEAGAVTLTAVAVGAAGLASLGAGLRAELPGTLAREWGVRRVALAADAVTAYMGALGPRPGAVIAGGTGLIAVGTDLTGWRRADGWGHLLGDCGSGAWIGRAGLEAALRAHDGREGGSARLLSCAQEVFGPVVGLPGALYPRPDRPAALASFAPRVAACAGEDPVAAGILREAARHMADSAAAVCPAGGEPRVAVTGGLFKLGDPLLGPLDEELTRRLPQVRRVPAEGDPLHGAVRIAAELSTGPLTLPGDETMLSVTTRPGD from the coding sequence GTGAGCGGGGCGTCGGAGGAGTCCGGGTTCCTCGCCGTGGACTCCGGCGGCTCCGGGCTCCGGGCCGTGGTGGGGACCGCCGAGCGCGGACCGCTGGCCCGGCGGGCGTCCGGTGAGCCGGTCCGCACCGGTGACCGGGGCATCGATCCCGGGCACTTCATGGAGCAACTCGTGCCGCTGGTGCGCGCGTTGACCGCCGAGGCGGGAGCGGTGACGTTGACCGCCGTCGCCGTCGGCGCTGCCGGGCTGGCGTCCCTGGGTGCCGGACTGCGCGCCGAACTGCCGGGCACCCTGGCCCGGGAGTGGGGCGTGCGCAGGGTCGCCCTGGCCGCCGACGCCGTGACCGCCTACATGGGCGCGCTGGGGCCGCGGCCCGGTGCCGTGATCGCCGGCGGCACGGGACTGATCGCCGTGGGCACCGACCTGACCGGCTGGCGGCGTGCGGACGGCTGGGGGCATCTGCTCGGCGACTGCGGGAGCGGCGCCTGGATCGGGCGGGCCGGCCTGGAGGCGGCGCTGCGCGCCCACGACGGGCGCGAGGGCGGCTCGGCCCGGCTGCTGTCCTGTGCCCAGGAGGTGTTCGGGCCCGTCGTCGGGCTGCCCGGCGCGCTGTATCCCCGTCCCGACCGGCCCGCCGCACTCGCCTCCTTCGCACCCCGCGTGGCCGCCTGCGCCGGCGAGGACCCCGTCGCCGCGGGCATCCTGCGGGAAGCCGCCCGGCACATGGCCGACTCCGCCGCGGCCGTGTGCCCCGCGGGCGGTGAGCCGCGTGTCGCCGTCACCGGCGGCCTGTTCAAGCTGGGCGACCCGCTGCTCGGGCCACTGGACGAGGAACTGACGCGGCGGCTCCCGCAGGTTCGGCGGGTGCCGGCCGAGGGCGACCCGCTGCACGGCGCGGTACGCATCGCGGCGGAACTGAGCACGGGTCCGCTCACGCTGCCGGGTGACGAGACGATGCTGTCCGTGACCACCCGTCCGGGTGATTGA
- a CDS encoding uracil-DNA glycosylase, whose translation MAPRPLHEIVEAGWAKALEPVAERVAAMGDFLRAEIAAGRTYLPAGANVLRAFQQPFDDVRVLIVGQDPYPTPGHAVGLSFSVAPEVRPLPGSLINIYRELNTDLGLPQPSNGDLTPWTQQGVLLLNRALTTAPRKPAAHRGKGWEEVTEQAIRALAARGKPLVSILWGRDARNLRPLLGDLPSVESAHPSPMSADRGFFGSRPFSRANDLLIRQGGQPVDWRLP comes from the coding sequence GTGGCACCACGACCCTTGCATGAGATCGTCGAAGCGGGCTGGGCGAAAGCCCTGGAGCCGGTGGCCGAACGCGTCGCCGCGATGGGGGACTTCCTCCGCGCGGAGATCGCCGCGGGACGCACCTACCTCCCGGCCGGGGCGAACGTCCTGCGGGCCTTCCAGCAGCCCTTCGACGACGTACGGGTCCTGATCGTCGGTCAGGACCCCTACCCCACTCCGGGGCACGCGGTGGGGCTGTCGTTCTCGGTCGCGCCCGAGGTGCGGCCGCTGCCCGGCAGCCTCATCAACATCTACCGCGAGCTGAACACCGACCTGGGGCTCCCTCAGCCGTCCAACGGTGACCTCACGCCGTGGACGCAGCAGGGCGTGCTGCTGCTCAACAGGGCCCTGACCACCGCCCCGCGCAAGCCCGCCGCCCACCGCGGCAAGGGCTGGGAGGAGGTCACGGAGCAGGCCATCCGGGCCCTGGCGGCGCGCGGCAAGCCGCTGGTGTCCATCCTGTGGGGCCGTGACGCCCGCAATCTGCGTCCGCTCCTCGGCGACCTGCCCTCCGTCGAGTCCGCTCACCCCTCCCCCATGTCGGCCGACCGGGGCTTCTTCGGCTCCCGCCCGTTCAGCCGGGCCAACGACCTGCTGATCCGCCAGGGCGGCCAACCGGTGGACTGGCGCCTGCCGTGA